In Nostoc sphaeroides, the genomic window ACATTGCCAGTGAGACAGTGGGGGATAAGCTTCATTGTCAAGAGGGAAACAGCCCAGACCACCAGCTAAGGTCCCCAAATCATCGCTAAGTGATAAAGGAGGTGAGAGTGCACAGACAACTAGGAGGTTTGCCTAGAAGCAGCCACCCTTGAAAGAGTGCGTAATAGCTCACTAGTCAAGCGCTCTCGCGCCGAAAATGAACGGGGCTAAGCGATGTACCGAAGCTGTGGGATTAACTTTATGTTAATCGGTAGGGGAGCGTTCCGTCGTAGGTAGAAGCAGTAGCGGCAAGCAGCTGTGGACGAAACGGAAGTGAGAATGTCGGCTTGAGTAGCGCAAACATTGGTGAGAATCCAATGCCCCGAAACCCTAAGGTTTCCTCCGCCAGGTTCGTCCCCGGAGGGTTAGTCAGGACCTAAGGCGAGGCCGAACGGCGTAGTCGATGGACAACGGGTTAAAATTCCCGTACTGATTGTAGGTTGTGCAGAGGGACGGAGAAGATGAATGTCAGCCGGATGTTGGTTACCGGTTCAAGCGTCAAGATGTTGAGAGACGGCGAAAACGTTTCGAGTTGAGGCGTGAGTACGACCCACTACGGTGGGGAAGTGGCATAGTCTAGCTTCCAAGAAAAGCTCTAAACACGTTAACTTACAGTTACCTGTACCCGAAACCGACACAGGTAGGGAGGTTGAGAATACCAAGGGGCGCGAGATAACTCTCTCTAAGGAACTCGGCAAAATGGCCCCGTAACTTCGGAAGAAGGGGTGCCCACTGATGAAGTGGGTCGCAGTGAAGAGATCCAGGCGACTGTTTACCAAAAACACAGGTCTCCGCAAAGTCGTAAAGACGCAGTATGGGGGCTGACGCCTGCCCAGTGCCGGAAGGTTAAGGAAGTTGGTCAGGGGGCAACCTTGAAGCTAGCGACCGAAGCCCCGGTGAACGGCGGCCGTAACTATAACGGTCCTAAGGTAGCGAAATTCCTTGTCGGGTAAGTTCCGACCCGCACGAAAGGCGTAACGATCTGGATGGTGTCTCAGAGAGAGACTCGGCGAAATAGGAATGTCTGTGAAGATACGGACTGCCTGCACCTGGACAGAAAGACCCTATGAAGCTTTACTGTAGCCTGGAATTGTGTTCGGGCTTGGCTTGCGCAGGATAGGTGGGAGGCGATGAAGTATTCCTTGTGGGGAGTATGGAGCCAACGGTGAGATACCACTCTGGCGAAGCTAGAATTCTAACCCATGACCATTATCTGGTCAGGGAACAGTTTCAGGTGGGCAGTTTGACTGGGGCGGTCGCCTCCTAAAAGGTAACGGAGGCGCGCAAAGGTTCCCTCAGCACGCTTGGAAACCGTGCGGCGAGTGTAAAGGCATAAAGGGAGCTTGACTGTAAGAGTGACTACTCAAACAGGTACGAAAGTAGGCCTTAGTGATCCGACGGCGCAGAGTGGAATGGCCGTCGCTCAACGGATAAAAGTTACTCTAGGGATAACAGGCTGATCTCCCCCAAGAGTCCACATCGACGGGGAGGTTTGGCACCTCGATGTCGGCTCATCGCAACCTGGGGCGGAAGTACGTCCCAAGGGTTGGGCTGTTCGCCCATTAAAGCGGTACGTGAGCTGGGTTCAGAACGTCGTGAGACAGTTCGGTCCATATCCGGTGCAGGCGTAAGAGCATTGAGAGGAGTCCTCCTTAGTACGAGAGGACCGGGAGGAACGCACCTCTGGTGTACCAGTTATCGTGCCAACGGTAAACGCTGGGTAGCCAAGTGCGGAGCGGATAACCGCTGAAAGCATCTAAGTGGGAAGCCCACCTCAAGATGAGTGCTCTCACCACATTAAGTGGGTAAGGTCACGGGAAGAACACCCGTTTATAGGCGGTAGGTGGAAGTGCAGCAATGTATGTAGCCGAGCCGTGCTAACAGACCGAGGGCTTGACCTCACAAACAATTTGGTTTCGCGTTTCTGTGCAGTCTTCAGGGTTTTGTTCACCGTTAACTGTTAACTGTTAACTGTTAACTCTCAACAAACCAGAGTTTTCCTGGTGTCTATTGCGCGGTGGAACCACACTGAACCCTTCCCGAACTCAGAGGTGAAACGCTGCTGCGGCCACGATAGTTTAGGGGTAGCCCTACGCAAAAATAGCTCGATGCCAGGTTTATTATTCTAACTAAAGCCTTCTCAAAGTCATTTGAGAGGGCTTTTGGTTTTGCTGGAATATACTGCTAAAACATTGGTGACAAGTTAGGGCTGTAAGTCTTTTGTCAAGAGGCTTTCAGGGAATTTTGTAGAGTTGTCCGCCTTAACTGCAAAGAAGATTGTCTATCTTGATTGGTACATGGCTTGGTGACTTGATTTACCAAATCATCTTAATTCTTTAAAAGACGACACCAGTTGGTGAGAATACTTATTGTTTTTACTTACTTTGATGTTACTTTTATATTCTATCTATAATTATTGCTCTAAAAGTAGCTAAACTTCATACTTGAGAATATACCTTACCTCTTCACTATTGCTTAGAAAAATATAACATCCTGCTTCATGATTACTTAAATTAAATGTCATTAGTTATACCCTTGTAGTAGCAGCTTAAAAGATTGATATTAGAGAAGTAGTTTAAAAATATAGCTTGTCTGTCTACCACATGAATAAAAAATGGGCTGCTAAACGACTTACAATCAATCTCACATCAAGTGAGGCACAGAAGCTTGAGCAATATTGTTCAATCACGGGAAGACCAGCAACCGATGTGATTCGGGAGTTAATTCGCTCTCTTTCTACTCAAGAGGAAAAAGTGTCCCAAATTTACTAAATCATACTCAATAAAAAACAAAATCATGATGGGCACATCTCAATTCCTGAGTAAAATATAGTGTTTCACAGTTATCAGTGATTTTTCTGTAAACACCCGCTATAGGTAGCAACTAAACACAATCCAGATGTGATTCTGCTCATTTAGCCATGCCCAATATGGATGGTTTTGAGCTAATAGTTCACCTACAAGCATCCGTAAACCTGTGTGTTCTCATCGTCTTTAGTGCCTGCAGATTCGAGGAAAATCACTAGCGGAGTTTTAAGGCAGGGGCAAAAGCATTCCTGCCCAAACCCTCGATATCGACGAACTACTCCATAAGCTGCGATCGCTGGGAGTGGATATATACCCAATCTCCATCTCAGCAGTCCGACCAATTGGGGTTTTCCATGCTACTTCTTACCCTTCTCCATCAGGAGAAGGGTTACAATTCGAGTATTACTCGCCCAAAGTCCTCGCTCAACTTTCCAAGACACAACCTTCAAAAGTCTTGTAGACTACTAAGGGAATGCCAATAATAAATTTTTCAGCCAAATTTTAGTAAAGTCAGCGTAGCGATCGCCATCCTGGAAGTAACAATCAAAAGTTTTTTGCAGTTGGGGGACACACCGTTATTTACATGCCCATCCCATAATTAGTAATGCCTTAGCCAAAACCTACACTTTAGATTTACATGCAGGAGTACAGCGATCGCCTCTTCGACAGCTAAGAATCTAATGAGAGAGTGCGTTAGTGTAGCTTACCGTAGGTATCGCTTGTTTTCAATTGGCACGGAAATTTCTCTTACGTTGTTTGTGCCTTGCAACTTCTTTGCGCTTGTGTTTTTCCAAAGGCGTTTCAAAGTGACGATGCTTTCTCATGTCTGGAAAAATACCTGCTTTGGAAACTTCCCTCTTAAATCGACGTAAGGCTGACTCAATTCCTTCATTTTCGCCCACAAATACTTGGGTCATTTTCATCTCCTACTTAATTGGTACTGGGCAATTTTAAGCCATCCAGTAGACCGAAGCGCAAAAAGGGCAGATTCATTATCTGCCCTTAAGACGTTAAAACTTAATTTTTGATCTTAAAGCTTAGTAGCGTCCTCGGTTGTATCCACCACCGCCGCCGCCGCGACGATCGCCACCACCACCACCAAAGGAACCACTTCTGTCTTCCTTGGGTTTAGCCTTGTTCACTTTGAGATCGCGTCCCATCCACTCAGCACCATCAAGAGCTTCAATGGCAGCTGTTTCTTCAGCTTCTGTACCCATCTCTACGAAAGCAAAGCCCCGTGGACGGCCTGTTTCACGGTCAGTAGGCAACTGAACGCGTTTTACAGAACCATGTTCAGCAAAAACGGATGTGAGGTCTTCTTGTGTGACCTCGTAGGATAGATTACCTACATAAATTGACATGCGTTATCTCCAAAATCATAGGTGTGTAGAGATTTAGATTTCGGAGACAAGCTTGTTAAGACCAAAAGGGAAAAGCCTGTCAATACTAAAAACAAACGCTGTAACCGAATTTTATTCTCACCTAATTACCTTAGCACATCATTCAGTTCTTACCCACCGTAAAAAAGGAAGTATTAAGAGCCAGCGATCGCAGCAGGACTTCTCAAACATCCTCTTCAAGTCACAAATTCATAGGCAACTCTAACATTGAGTAGCAGATATTCCCCAAATAATTGCAAAATAAATCAGTTCGTCATTGTTACTACCTGGAAATGCCGAGTCCACTTGCTGACGCACAAAATTTACTTTCTGACCTGATCGCCCGCTACTCTAAGCGCGTAGATTATCTGATGATTCGCCTTGAAGAAGCAGAAGGGACTGATATCTTGTTGCGTGGCGACAAGGTAGAAACCCTAAGCGTTGGCATCTCCATTGGTGGACATATTCGCGCTTGTTATAAAGGTGGATGGGGTTTGAGCTGCTTTAACCAACTGGCGACAATCGAAGATCGCATAGAAGAAGCGATCGCTGCGGCGCGGATGGTTGGTGATGAAGAAACTTTACTTGCACCTATTGACCCAGTGCAGGCAGTATGCATTCTACCCCTAAAAGGTACTGATCCGCGACAAATTCCACTCTCGCAGAAAAAACAATTATGCGATCGCTATACTGAATTGCTCAAAAGCGTTGATTCCCGGATTACCACTACCTCGGTGCGTTACGGTGACAGCGCCCAAAAAGTGATCATAGCTACCTCAGAAGGGACTTTGATCGAGCAATCTTGGGTGGATATGGAAATGCGCTTTGCGGCTACCGCCAGAAATGGCGAAACCGTACAAACTGGACGGGAAACTACCGGCTCTCGCAAAGCTTATGAAGATTTAACTGATTTGGATGAACAGGTAAAAAGCGCTGCTCAAAGAGCGATCGCAGCTTTATCTCTGCCACCGATGAAAGGCAATACTTACACCGTAGTCATTGACCCAATTCTCACGGGTTTGTTTGTCCACGAAGCTTTTGGACATCTTTCTGAGGCCGATATGGCTTATGAAAACCCCGATCTGCTGGAAGTCATGACCATTGGACGCCGATTTGGCCCAGAAGAACTGCAAATTTTTGATGGTGCTGCTCCAGAGGGACATCGCGGTAGCTATTTTTATGATGATGAAGGCACGCCTGCTACTACTACTCAACTAATTAAAGATGGAGTTTTAGTTGGACGTTTACATTCTCGTGAAACCGCAGGCAAATTGGAAGAAGCGCCTACTGGGAACGCTCGGTGTCTCAACTATCACTTTACTCCGATTGTGCGGATGACAAATACCTGGATTGAACGGGGTAAAACACCAGTCAAAGATTTATTCACCGATATCAAAGAAGGAGTGTATGCCCGTAATTGGTTGGGTGGGATGACGAATGGGGAAATGTTCACCTTTAGTGCTGGGGAAGCGTGGATGATTAGAAACGGCAAAATTGCTGAACCTGTGCGGGATGTAACGCTTTCGGGAAATGTATTCCAAACTTTAGCGGATATTGAGGCAATTGGTGATGATTTTTACTGGGATGAATCTGGCGGTTGTGGTAAAGGAGGGCAAAACGGTTTGTCAGTAGGTTGTGGTGGCCCTAGTCTCCGAATTCGAGATGTAGTGGTTGGTGGGGAAACGTAAACCTCACCCAACCGTTGTAGCATTAGGTCTGTATTGGACAAGTTTGTAGTAAGCACTATGGCTGGTATGTGGAAAAAATAGCGGGTCATTTAAATTGGACTCCACAGACAGTGAGAGAGGTTTTGCACAAATGGAAGAATCTTGGCCTAGAAGGGCTTTGGGAACTACCTGGTCGAGGGGGGAAGACTAAGTGGAAAGAAGAAGACATAGTGTTTTTGGAAGAGTGCCTTAAGAAAGAACCACGCACATACAACAGTCCTCAATTGGCTAAAAAATTAGAACGCGAAGCTCCGAAGAGAGCCGTTGGCCTGTGCAAGCGTTGGCGAAGCCCGCCGTAGGCATCGCTCCTTTAGGGGGCTACTTAGAACATCGACATAGGGACTTCCAAGTAAAAAAATATTCCATTGCTATTGTTCACTGTTGACCGTTGACGGTTCACGAGTTTTCAGTCAACAGTCAACAGTCAACAGTCAACGACTTTAATGTGGAATAATTTATTTTTTGGAGTTCCCATAAAACTCCTATTGGTATCCAGGTACTGTGGCGAGGCTGGTTAAAATTGCATGACCTCTGTGTTCGCGTAGCGTCTCGTAGAGAGGGTTGGCAGCTTGCAAAAGAGACTTAACGGGAAAAGTCAGGTTTATCTATGTATGCTAAATTAAATTATTTAATTATTCGATATTTTAATAATCAGAAAATAATCCTTTTTAATTCGATGATTTTGCTAAAAATCAGGCATAAGTTCAACCACAATCTCAATTAGATAGATAAAAAGCAAATAATGTAAAGAAAAATTACTTTAACTAAAGATACAATTGTAAAGTTAAGAAGTTGAGCCAGTTATAAGGTATACAACATGCTGGAATTATACCAATGGGAACTATCTCAATACTCAGAGAAAGTGCGCCTAATTCTAGATTTTAAAGGACTAGATTACCGCAAAATAGAGGTTACACCTGGGATTGGACAGGTAGAACTATTCCGGCTGACTGGTCAGAAACAAGTCCCGGTATTAAAGGATCGTAATCGATATATTGCGGATTCTACGGAAATAGCTAAGTATTTAGACTTAGAGTATCCCGATCGCCCAATAATACCGCAAGATCCCAAAAAACGGGGTTTAACTTTATTAATAGAAGAATGGGCGGATGAGTCTATAGGCATCAAAGGTCGCAAAGCACTATTTGCAGCCATAAGTCAAGATCAAAATTTCCGCAAGTCTTTATTACCCACCTCAACACCAGATATATTTAAAAGTCTGGTTGGAGGAGTACCCACTGACTTACTGACAGTGCTAGGTTTTGGCGTAGGTTATAGTCCAGATATTATCCAGTCAGCGATCGCATCTTTAAAACAAGACTTGGAAGCGGTAACGTTATTATTGGCAGATAGTCCTTATTTAACTGGAGATGAGCCAACTTTAGCCGACTTGGCAGTAGCTAGCTTATCGATATTGCTCAAGTTCCCCTCTGGGCCCTATCTAGATTTACCAGCTTCTATTAGAGGTAAAGGATTACCAATCTTTTCCGAGAATATAGATTATGAACCATTCTTTACCTGGCGCGATCGCCTTTACGCCCAATTCCGCAAACCATTAATCAGTACCACTCCACCAACGGGAAGTGCGCCAACTTCGATTCAGATTGACTAGGTAATGGGCATTGGGCATTGGGCATTGGGCATGGGGCATGGGGCATGGGGCATTGGGCATGGGGGCAGGGAGCAGGGGGAGCAGGGGAGGCAAGAGGAGAAGAATTAATAGCCAGTTCCTAATGACTAATGACTAATGACTAATGACTAATGACTAATGACTAATGACTAATGACTAATAACATGAATTCAGAACAGCCATTAGGTTCGGTTATTCAAGGTTCTCTAACTGAAGGCTTAGAAGTACGATTGCATCCTGACATTTCTGTAGAAGATATGCGGGTGGGTAAGTTTCTCATTGTGCAAGGGATGCGATCGCGCTTTTTCTGTATGCTGACAGATGTAGCATTAGGAGCTGCTAATGCCCGAATTATTGCTAATCCCCCTAGTTGGGAAGACACTTTTTTACGAGATGTTTTAGCCGGAAGTGGTACTTATGGTACTATCAACCTCGCGCCGATGTTGATGTTCACTCCCGAAACTGAAGAATCTTTTTCCCCAACAAATGGCAAATCGACAAATCCCTTTCTCCGATCGGTGACGGGTTTGGCCTCATTTGTGCCACAAACCAGTACTACAATGGAATTGTTGCCTGTTAAAACTATTCCTAGCCACTTTAGCCAAGTTTACGATGCCAGTGTTGACGATTTTCGCCGGGTATTTGGTTGGGAAGATGACCCCCAAAGGCGTAATTTTTCCATTGGGAAACCTTTGGATATGGATGTGCCCGTTTGCATCGATTTAAACCGCTTCGTGGAACGGAGTAATGGGGTTTTTGGCAAATCTGGTACTGGTAAATCCTTTCTGACACGGTTACTTTTAGCTGGTGTTATCCGTAAAAATGCAGCAGTAAATTTGATTTTTGATATGCACTCTGAGTATGGCTGGGAAGCCGTTGCAGAAGGGAAGAATGTAAATACTGTTAAGGGTTTAAAGCAATTATTTCCCAGCAAGGTAGAAGTTTACACCCTCGACCCGGAATCGACAAAGCGCCGGGGTGTGCGTGATGCTCAAGAACTTTATTTGAGTTATGAGCAAATTGAAGTTGAAGATATTAAGTTATGTAGCCGAGATTTAGGACTCTCTGACGCAGCCCTGGATAACGCCAATATTCTATATAGCGAGTATCGCAAGTCTTGGATTGTGCAGTTGCTGAATATGACTAACGAAGAAATCGAGATGTTCTGCGAGGAGAAGCGGGGACACAAAGGCTCGATTATGGCGTTACAGCGCAAACTGATGCGTATGGATAATTTAAAGTATATGCGGGCGGTTTGTCCCCAGAATTACATTGATAAAATTGTGCAATGTCTGGAAGCTGGGAAGAATGTTGTGATAGAATTTGGTTCCCAGTCTAATATGCTCTCTTATATGTTGGTGACGAATATGATCACCCGACGTATTCATGAGCATTACGTCAAAAAAGCTGATAGATTCCTGCAAAGCAAAAATCCTTGCGATCGCCCCACGCCATTGATGATTACTATTGAAGAGGCGCACCGTTTCCTTGACCCGGCTATCGTACAAAGTACTATCTTTGGGACTATCGCCAGGGAACTGCGAAAGTATTTCGTCACACTTTTGGTAGTTGATCAACGTCCATCGGGTATTGATAATGAAGTCATGTCCCAGATTGGAACTCGAATTACCGCTTTGCTTAATGACGAAAAAGACATTGACGCGATTTTTACAGGTGTATCTGGTGGTGGCGGACTGCGATCGGTATTGGCAAAGTTAGACTCTAAGCAACAAGCTTTAATTTTGGGTCATGCTGTTCCTATGCCAGTAGTAGTACGTACCCGCCCTTACGACGCAACTTTTTACAACGAAATTGGTGAACCAGCCTGGGAAGAAAAACCTGACGCAGAAGTATTCGCTGCTGCTGAACTAGCCAAAGCTGACTTGGGATTCTAGATAGTCATTTGTCAGTTGTCCTATGTCCTTTGCAAATGACCAATGACAAATGACAAATGACAAATCCCTAATTCGTAACATCCCTCCATTATCGCAGGAAATTAAGTTCGGTTATCCGGCTAGTTTAGGCAACAGAAGAGGAGTTTTTAGCGTCACTATAGATATAGTCAGTAATTTAAAGGAAGTTTAATTTTTTTTTGCAAATCGGCAATTTTGAATTATAATTAAACATTTCATCTTAAAATACTTTACTATTTGCCTGATTTATCGTACTATAAAGTAAATGGAACTCATACCGACTTCGGATTCGCAGTTGCTATCAGTAACTGCCTAAAAGAAAAATTCTCAAAAGCAACCAGCGTGCTTATATAGAAATTGAAAATTTAAGAGATTGAAAATTTAGGGAAGGTAGGGGAACCTATCATTGGGAGTTTACGTCTGAACAACGGCTAGGTCAATTGATAATTACTTTTGATAGCTCCCGATATTTCGTGATAGATGTACTACCTTTCTGCATTGATTTTAGTAAGAAAACATACATTGTGTTTACGGAGTAGAGGATAACACATCAATGCCTACTGTCAACACCCAAACGGAAAACCTCAACACCAAATTCACGGCTGATATGGTGCGAACCTATCTGCG contains:
- a CDS encoding glutathione S-transferase family protein, which translates into the protein MLELYQWELSQYSEKVRLILDFKGLDYRKIEVTPGIGQVELFRLTGQKQVPVLKDRNRYIADSTEIAKYLDLEYPDRPIIPQDPKKRGLTLLIEEWADESIGIKGRKALFAAISQDQNFRKSLLPTSTPDIFKSLVGGVPTDLLTVLGFGVGYSPDIIQSAIASLKQDLEAVTLLLADSPYLTGDEPTLADLAVASLSILLKFPSGPYLDLPASIRGKGLPIFSENIDYEPFFTWRDRLYAQFRKPLISTTPPTGSAPTSIQID
- a CDS encoding TldD/PmbA family protein; the protein is MPSPLADAQNLLSDLIARYSKRVDYLMIRLEEAEGTDILLRGDKVETLSVGISIGGHIRACYKGGWGLSCFNQLATIEDRIEEAIAAARMVGDEETLLAPIDPVQAVCILPLKGTDPRQIPLSQKKQLCDRYTELLKSVDSRITTTSVRYGDSAQKVIIATSEGTLIEQSWVDMEMRFAATARNGETVQTGRETTGSRKAYEDLTDLDEQVKSAAQRAIAALSLPPMKGNTYTVVIDPILTGLFVHEAFGHLSEADMAYENPDLLEVMTIGRRFGPEELQIFDGAAPEGHRGSYFYDDEGTPATTTQLIKDGVLVGRLHSRETAGKLEEAPTGNARCLNYHFTPIVRMTNTWIERGKTPVKDLFTDIKEGVYARNWLGGMTNGEMFTFSAGEAWMIRNGKIAEPVRDVTLSGNVFQTLADIEAIGDDFYWDESGGCGKGGQNGLSVGCGGPSLRIRDVVVGGET
- the rpsU gene encoding 30S ribosomal protein S21 — protein: MTQVFVGENEGIESALRRFKREVSKAGIFPDMRKHRHFETPLEKHKRKEVARHKQRKRNFRAN
- a CDS encoding RNA recognition motif domain-containing protein is translated as MSIYVGNLSYEVTQEDLTSVFAEHGSVKRVQLPTDRETGRPRGFAFVEMGTEAEETAAIEALDGAEWMGRDLKVNKAKPKEDRSGSFGGGGGDRRGGGGGGYNRGRY
- a CDS encoding ATP-binding protein: MNSEQPLGSVIQGSLTEGLEVRLHPDISVEDMRVGKFLIVQGMRSRFFCMLTDVALGAANARIIANPPSWEDTFLRDVLAGSGTYGTINLAPMLMFTPETEESFSPTNGKSTNPFLRSVTGLASFVPQTSTTMELLPVKTIPSHFSQVYDASVDDFRRVFGWEDDPQRRNFSIGKPLDMDVPVCIDLNRFVERSNGVFGKSGTGKSFLTRLLLAGVIRKNAAVNLIFDMHSEYGWEAVAEGKNVNTVKGLKQLFPSKVEVYTLDPESTKRRGVRDAQELYLSYEQIEVEDIKLCSRDLGLSDAALDNANILYSEYRKSWIVQLLNMTNEEIEMFCEEKRGHKGSIMALQRKLMRMDNLKYMRAVCPQNYIDKIVQCLEAGKNVVIEFGSQSNMLSYMLVTNMITRRIHEHYVKKADRFLQSKNPCDRPTPLMITIEEAHRFLDPAIVQSTIFGTIARELRKYFVTLLVVDQRPSGIDNEVMSQIGTRITALLNDEKDIDAIFTGVSGGGGLRSVLAKLDSKQQALILGHAVPMPVVVRTRPYDATFYNEIGEPAWEEKPDAEVFAAAELAKADLGF
- a CDS encoding helix-turn-helix domain-containing protein, with amino-acid sequence MEKIAGHLNWTPQTVREVLHKWKNLGLEGLWELPGRGGKTKWKEEDIVFLEECLKKEPRTYNSPQLAKKLEREAPKRAVGLCKRWRSPP
- a CDS encoding CopG family transcriptional regulator, with protein sequence MNKKWAAKRLTINLTSSEAQKLEQYCSITGRPATDVIRELIRSLSTQEEKVSQIY